The following proteins are encoded in a genomic region of Lachnospiraceae bacterium KM106-2:
- a CDS encoding oligopeptide transport system permease protein OppB, whose translation MRGKKIVIFLFSILALSLIVFYVSRLAPGDPLVSYYGERVEKMSPAERSVAEERLGLHGPIYVQYIRWIGKAVKGDFGISYKYKMDVMEVISGRLGNTLLLGGVGFVLIFVFALLLGVLCAWNEGHWLDRIICKIGTITSAIPEFWISLLFILFFAVMLQWLPSSGAYLIGKENDIWDRITHLILPLSIVVIEHLWYYAYMIRNKIVEEVRADYVLLAKSKGLSKRKILFDHCLRNVMPAYLSIMAISVPHILGGTYIVEMVFSYPGIGTLSYESAKYHDYNLLMILCIISGVIVIICNMIAQTINERIDPRMKATEIFETSEVNRDGK comes from the coding sequence ATGCGGGGAAAGAAGATAGTCATTTTTCTTTTTAGTATACTGGCACTTTCTTTGATCGTGTTTTATGTATCAAGATTAGCACCAGGTGATCCACTCGTCTCTTATTATGGAGAACGTGTGGAGAAAATGAGTCCAGCTGAACGATCCGTAGCAGAGGAGAGATTGGGACTACATGGACCTATCTATGTTCAGTATATTCGCTGGATTGGGAAAGCAGTTAAAGGGGATTTTGGAATCTCCTATAAATATAAAATGGATGTTATGGAAGTGATATCCGGCAGATTAGGAAATACTCTGCTTCTTGGTGGAGTTGGTTTTGTATTGATCTTTGTATTTGCTTTATTACTTGGAGTTTTGTGCGCATGGAATGAGGGACATTGGCTAGATCGCATCATCTGCAAGATCGGAACGATCACCAGTGCCATACCAGAATTCTGGATCTCCTTACTCTTTATTTTATTTTTTGCAGTGATGTTACAATGGCTGCCAAGCAGTGGGGCGTATTTGATTGGAAAAGAAAACGATATTTGGGATCGGATCACTCACTTGATCCTGCCTCTTAGCATTGTGGTCATTGAGCATTTATGGTATTACGCTTATATGATCCGAAATAAGATTGTAGAAGAAGTAAGAGCAGATTACGTATTACTTGCAAAGTCAAAAGGGTTAAGTAAGAGAAAAATTTTATTTGATCACTGTCTTAGAAATGTTATGCCAGCATACTTGAGTATTATGGCAATTTCAGTACCTCATATACTCGGAGGAACTTATATCGTAGAGATGGTATTTTCGTATCCGGGAATCGGGACCTTGTCTTACGAAAGTGCCAAATATCATGATTACAATCTATTGATGATCTTATGTATTATTTCAGGAGTGATCGTGATCATCTGTAATATGATCGCTCAGACAATCAATGAGCGCATAGATCCACGGATGAAAGCAACAGAAATATTTGAAACATCGGAGGTAAACAGGGATGGAAAATGA
- a CDS encoding oligopeptide transport system permease protein OppB: MRDVLTVKNLEVSFYAPEGEVQAVRDVSFSLKSGEVLAIVGESGCGKSVLCKSIMKLLPKAAKIKHGSILINDIDITEYQESEMQKIRGKLFSMIFQDPMSSLNPTITIGKQIAEAVLIHDPKMSKEQVQERVIELMELVGIDHAKERYQMYPYHFSGGMRQRLVFAIALASNPRILFADEPTTALDVTIQTQILDLLCELQQKLGTSTVLVSHDLGVVARAADRVAVMYAGKIVEIGTTEEIFYDPRHPYTWGLMRSIPAFAKRGESLYTIPGMPPTLIDPPKGDAFASRNEYALGIDYEKMPPMFQISETHYAATWLLDERAPQIKAPIGGGLHE; the protein is encoded by the coding sequence ATGAGAGATGTATTGACGGTTAAAAACTTAGAGGTTAGTTTTTATGCGCCAGAGGGTGAGGTACAAGCGGTTCGAGATGTTTCTTTTTCCTTAAAGAGTGGAGAAGTATTAGCGATTGTAGGAGAATCGGGCTGTGGTAAAAGTGTTTTGTGTAAGAGTATTATGAAGCTATTGCCGAAGGCAGCTAAAATTAAACATGGCAGTATACTCATCAATGATATTGATATCACAGAGTATCAGGAATCAGAGATGCAAAAGATTCGAGGTAAATTATTTTCTATGATCTTTCAGGACCCGATGTCTTCCTTAAATCCAACCATTACGATTGGAAAGCAGATTGCAGAGGCAGTGCTTATTCATGATCCCAAGATGAGTAAAGAACAAGTTCAGGAGCGTGTGATCGAATTGATGGAACTGGTTGGAATCGATCATGCCAAAGAGCGTTATCAGATGTATCCTTATCATTTCTCAGGTGGTATGAGACAGCGCCTTGTCTTTGCCATTGCTTTAGCATCAAATCCAAGAATTTTATTTGCGGATGAACCTACAACCGCATTGGATGTTACGATCCAGACGCAGATATTAGACTTATTATGTGAGTTGCAACAGAAGCTTGGAACTTCGACTGTTTTAGTTTCTCATGATCTAGGTGTAGTTGCCAGAGCAGCAGACCGTGTGGCAGTAATGTATGCAGGAAAGATTGTTGAGATCGGAACGACAGAAGAGATCTTTTATGATCCAAGACATCCTTATACATGGGGGTTAATGAGATCCATTCCGGCATTTGCAAAAAGAGGAGAATCGTTATATACCATACCGGGAATGCCACCTACTCTGATCGATCCACCTAAGGGGGATGCATTTGCTTCTAGAAATGAATATGCGCTTGGTATCGATTATGAAAAGATGCCTCCGATGTTTCAGATCAGCGAGACTCATTATGCGGCAACTTGGTTATTAGATGAACGGGCACCACAGATAAAGGCTCCGATAGGAGGGGGATTACATGAATAG
- a CDS encoding oligopeptide transport ATP-binding protein OppF, which translates to MNRPILDIQNLSHQFQLNKHITIPALDQISFQVNPGEIIGIVGESGSGKSTLARCIMNIYHPTKGTILYNDIDLFDKKQFAKNHKKIQMNRQMIFQDSATSLNQRMKVVDIVSEPMRIHHMTPKRGSFREEVAFQLKYVGLDASYMDKYPSELSGGMRQRVAIARAVSMEPELLIADEPIASLDVSIQAQIINLFKHLQEEHGFTFIFIAHDLSVVRYLCDRVGVMCQGKLVELAPTEELFESPSHPYTKALLSAIPIPDPRLERARKLQSYHSSELEQDGHLVEISKGHYVLRKKEARLCGERR; encoded by the coding sequence ATGAATAGACCAATCCTGGATATTCAGAATTTAAGTCATCAGTTTCAATTGAATAAACATATTACGATCCCTGCGCTTGATCAGATTTCCTTTCAAGTGAATCCAGGAGAGATTATCGGAATCGTTGGAGAATCAGGATCGGGTAAGTCTACCTTAGCGCGATGTATTATGAACATATATCATCCCACAAAGGGAACAATCCTTTATAACGATATTGATCTGTTTGATAAAAAGCAGTTTGCAAAGAATCATAAGAAAATCCAGATGAATCGTCAGATGATTTTTCAAGATTCTGCTACGAGTTTGAATCAGAGAATGAAAGTTGTAGATATTGTCTCAGAGCCGATGCGGATTCATCATATGACACCGAAGCGAGGTAGTTTTAGAGAAGAGGTTGCTTTCCAGTTAAAATATGTTGGGTTGGATGCTTCCTATATGGACAAATATCCATCAGAACTTTCAGGTGGAATGCGACAGAGAGTTGCAATTGCAAGAGCGGTATCAATGGAACCGGAGCTATTGATCGCAGATGAACCGATCGCTTCCTTAGATGTATCAATTCAAGCACAGATTATAAATTTATTTAAACATTTACAAGAAGAACATGGATTTACATTTATATTTATTGCACATGACCTTTCGGTAGTAAGATATCTATGTGATCGTGTCGGTGTCATGTGCCAAGGAAAATTAGTTGAGTTAGCACCAACGGAGGAATTGTTTGAATCACCTAGTCATCCTTATACGAAAGCACTTCTTTCTGCGATACCAATACCAGATCCAAGACTTGAGCGGGCAAGAAAGCTTCAGTCCTATCATTCCTCAGAATTAGAACAGGATGGCCACTTGGTAGAGATATCGAAGGGACATTATGTACTACGTAAGAAGGAGGCAAGATTATGCGGGGAAAGAAGATAG
- a CDS encoding [NiFe] hydrogenase nickel incorporation-associated protein HypB gives MKDVRVLEIKQSVFADNDKQADKLRAELKEKGVFLLNLMSSPGSGKTTTLTRTIEALRDTLKIGVMEADIDSDVDAHTIAQTGAKAIQLHTGGMCHLDAEMTRQGIDGLEVGDVELAILENVGNLVCPAEFDTGACKNAMILSVPEGHDKPLKYPLMFSICDVVLINKIDVMPYFDFDMEKCKEYIAMRNPNAKVIPICAKTGEGIEEWTNWLKEQVKEWNA, from the coding sequence ATGAAGGATGTTAGAGTATTAGAGATCAAACAGAGTGTATTTGCGGACAATGATAAACAAGCCGACAAATTACGTGCAGAGTTAAAGGAAAAAGGAGTATTTTTACTTAACTTAATGTCATCACCAGGTTCTGGTAAGACAACCACTTTAACAAGAACAATTGAAGCATTGAGAGACACACTTAAGATTGGGGTTATGGAAGCTGACATCGATTCAGATGTGGATGCACATACGATTGCACAAACTGGTGCAAAAGCAATTCAGCTTCATACAGGTGGAATGTGCCACTTGGATGCAGAAATGACTCGTCAGGGTATCGATGGTCTTGAGGTTGGAGATGTGGAACTTGCCATTCTTGAGAATGTTGGAAATCTTGTATGTCCAGCAGAGTTTGACACAGGAGCATGTAAGAATGCAATGATCCTTTCTGTTCCAGAAGGACATGATAAACCATTGAAATACCCACTTATGTTTTCAATTTGTGATGTAGTATTAATTAATAAGATAGATGTTATGCCATATTTTGATTTTGATATGGAAAAATGTAAGGAATACATAGCAATGCGTAATCCAAATGCAAAAGTAATTCCAATCTGTGCAAAGACTGGAGAAGGAATTGAGGAATGGACAAACTGGCTCAAGGAGCAGGTAAAAGAATGGAATGCCTAA
- a CDS encoding [NiFe] hydrogenase nickel incorporation protein HypA codes for MHELGVTFHIMDSLEKVAAEDNVEEITKVTLELGEVSTVLEDYLTNCWKWAAAKRPLFKNAELIVEKLPAITYCQACQKTYPTVEFGKICPHCQSPETYLLQGNEFNIKEIEVR; via the coding sequence ATGCATGAATTAGGAGTTACATTCCACATTATGGACAGTCTTGAAAAAGTAGCCGCCGAGGACAATGTCGAAGAGATTACAAAAGTAACCTTGGAACTCGGTGAGGTTTCAACAGTTCTTGAGGATTACCTCACGAACTGTTGGAAATGGGCTGCGGCTAAGAGACCGTTATTTAAAAATGCTGAACTTATTGTTGAGAAGCTTCCGGCGATCACCTACTGCCAGGCTTGCCAAAAGACATATCCAACCGTTGAATTCGGAAAGATCTGCCCACACTGTCAGAGCCCGGAAACGTATCTGTTACAAGGAAACGAATTCAACATTAAGGAAATAGAGGTCCGCTAG
- a CDS encoding oligopeptide transport system permease protein OppC, whose product MENEKFSVVGIRPVEDVADKKKRKWYQGKPICSIAILGIILIGCLMCKWIMTKDPTYMDLVNYNKAPDREFWFGTDTMGRDIFSMIWYGGRISLLIGVLATALSTFLAIVYGSLSGLAPQWIDTLMMRLSEILLSVPALLFVILIQAILGKASVWSISLVIGATSWFSIAKVVRSEVRQLRSSEYVIASRCMGGGFFHILWEHLTPNFLSSIMFMVVMNVRSAIIAESTLSFMGVGLPLEVISWGSMLSLSEKALLTGSWWILLIPGLFLVITLVCITNIGNYIRMNSNQKQSNL is encoded by the coding sequence ATGGAAAATGAGAAATTTAGTGTGGTAGGAATCCGTCCTGTTGAGGATGTAGCGGATAAAAAGAAAAGAAAATGGTATCAGGGTAAGCCCATATGCTCTATTGCGATATTAGGAATAATCTTGATCGGGTGTCTAATGTGTAAATGGATCATGACAAAAGATCCGACGTATATGGACTTAGTAAACTATAACAAAGCACCGGATCGCGAGTTCTGGTTTGGAACGGATACAATGGGAAGAGATATCTTCTCTATGATATGGTATGGAGGAAGAATCTCGCTTTTGATCGGAGTATTGGCAACGGCACTTTCCACTTTCCTTGCAATCGTATATGGATCGTTAAGTGGACTTGCACCACAATGGATCGATACGTTGATGATGCGGCTGTCCGAAATTTTGCTCAGTGTTCCTGCATTGTTATTTGTAATTCTGATCCAAGCCATACTTGGAAAGGCGTCAGTATGGAGCATCTCTCTAGTTATTGGGGCAACAAGCTGGTTTAGTATTGCGAAAGTAGTGCGTTCGGAAGTAAGACAGCTTCGCAGCAGTGAGTATGTGATCGCCTCTAGATGTATGGGAGGAGGATTTTTTCATATTCTTTGGGAACATCTGACGCCGAACTTTCTGTCGTCTATTATGTTTATGGTTGTGATGAATGTACGAAGTGCGATCATAGCAGAATCTACGTTGAGTTTTATGGGAGTCGGTCTACCATTAGAAGTAATATCATGGGGAAGTATGCTTTCTCTATCAGAAAAGGCGTTACTTACCGGTTCCTGGTGGATCTTATTGATACCCGGTTTATTCCTTGTTATAACACTAGTGTGTATCACAAACATTGGTAACTACATTAGGATGAATTCGAATCAAAAGCAGAGCAACCTTTAA
- a CDS encoding transcriptional regulator, TetR family, producing the protein MKEKVIDAAIKEFTKSGLKFKMNDIAKSMGISKRTIYTVFDSKEAVLEGITDKYFADFLVMQKKVTEDKDMDVITKIETILCALPEKYQNIGLSNLCELSHKYPTIYKRLMGYVTKGWDLVEQYLEQGMKEQKIRNISIPIVMTMIEGTVTQFMQNKVLVEHSITYEEAKKEMVKVIINGIRYE; encoded by the coding sequence ATGAAGGAAAAAGTAATTGATGCAGCAATCAAAGAATTTACAAAGAGTGGTTTGAAGTTCAAGATGAATGACATTGCTAAAAGCATGGGAATTAGTAAAAGAACCATTTATACCGTATTTGACAGTAAGGAAGCGGTATTGGAGGGAATTACAGATAAGTATTTTGCGGATTTTTTAGTGATGCAAAAAAAAGTTACTGAGGATAAAGATATGGATGTTATCACGAAGATCGAGACGATCCTTTGTGCACTTCCTGAAAAGTATCAGAACATAGGACTGAGTAATTTGTGTGAACTTAGCCATAAATACCCAACAATCTATAAAAGATTAATGGGCTATGTGACTAAGGGATGGGATTTAGTAGAGCAATATCTAGAGCAGGGTATGAAAGAACAAAAGATTCGTAATATTTCGATTCCGATCGTTATGACGATGATTGAAGGTACAGTCACACAGTTCATGCAAAATAAAGTTTTAGTGGAGCATTCGATTACTTATGAGGAAGCGAAGAAAGAGATGGTTAAAGTGATCATCAATGGAATTCGGTATGAGTAA
- a CDS encoding multi antimicrobial extrusion protein (Na(+)/drug antiporter), MATE family of MDR efflux pumps: MIKKYRILGEKDEIMNGNDKIDFGNEKVWKILCKLAPPVMFAQLIQALYNIVDSLYIGRYSEEGLTALSILYPIQLLMIALAVGTGVGMNTYMARLNGLGEHKESKEVAGVGSVLAFIMWILFAVIGTIIMPGYARMSTSSDTVIELVITYGTIVCIFSIGLFMESIWTKVLQATGNMKVPMIAQVVGAIVNIVLDPIFIFGYLGMPEMGIKGAAIATVIGQMVAAIIVGIHGFYKPPKLSKFIPHIKHIYLDGIPNILMQSAYTIYILGLNLILQTFSDQAVTALGLYYKWQTFFFIPLGGLQTCIVPILSYNYATGAVDRCKKVLWNSFVFGFLFMMIGVICFEGIPTQMLQIFSKDQEVIQIGTRGFRLIGLSFIPMVISLIFPVFYQALGLGFKSMALTVIRTMVLFVPVGYLLSFIGLDYFWLTFPITETVTAIVGFLFYKDFLKKNPITA; encoded by the coding sequence ATGATAAAAAAATATAGAATATTAGGAGAAAAGGATGAAATAATGAACGGCAACGATAAAATAGATTTTGGAAATGAAAAGGTATGGAAGATATTATGTAAACTTGCGCCACCGGTTATGTTTGCTCAGCTGATCCAAGCTTTATATAACATCGTGGACAGTTTATATATTGGAAGATATTCTGAGGAGGGACTTACCGCTCTTTCCATCTTATATCCCATCCAACTGCTTATGATCGCGCTGGCAGTGGGAACGGGCGTAGGAATGAATACTTATATGGCTAGATTAAATGGATTGGGAGAGCATAAGGAATCAAAAGAAGTGGCTGGAGTAGGATCTGTTCTTGCGTTTATCATGTGGATCTTATTTGCAGTCATTGGAACGATTATAATGCCTGGATATGCTAGAATGTCAACGAGTTCCGATACAGTGATCGAGCTTGTGATCACATATGGAACGATCGTATGTATTTTTAGTATCGGACTATTCATGGAAAGTATTTGGACAAAGGTACTTCAGGCAACCGGAAATATGAAAGTTCCTATGATTGCTCAAGTTGTTGGGGCGATCGTAAATATTGTGCTGGATCCTATCTTTATCTTCGGCTATCTTGGAATGCCAGAGATGGGGATAAAGGGTGCGGCTATTGCAACGGTGATCGGTCAGATGGTTGCGGCCATCATCGTAGGGATTCATGGATTTTATAAGCCACCAAAACTATCTAAATTCATCCCTCATATCAAACATATTTATTTAGATGGGATTCCAAATATTTTGATGCAATCCGCTTATACGATCTATATCTTAGGATTAAATCTAATTTTACAGACATTTTCTGATCAGGCAGTTACGGCACTTGGATTATACTATAAGTGGCAGACCTTTTTCTTCATTCCCCTCGGAGGACTGCAGACGTGTATTGTACCTATCCTTAGTTATAACTATGCAACGGGAGCGGTTGATCGATGTAAAAAGGTCTTATGGAACTCCTTTGTATTTGGATTTCTATTTATGATGATCGGGGTAATTTGCTTCGAGGGAATTCCGACTCAGATGCTTCAAATATTCTCAAAGGATCAGGAAGTGATCCAGATTGGGACAAGAGGTTTTCGATTGATTGGACTTAGTTTTATCCCGATGGTTATTTCGTTGATCTTCCCTGTTTTTTATCAGGCGCTCGGGCTGGGCTTTAAGAGCATGGCACTTACCGTGATCAGAACCATGGTTTTATTTGTACCGGTAGGATATCTACTGTCTTTCATTGGGTTAGATTATTTTTGGCTGACATTCCCGATTACTGAGACCGTTACTGCAATCGTTGGATTCCTCTTTTATAAAGACTTCTTAAAGAAGAATCCGATTACAGCTTAA
- a CDS encoding formate dehydrogenase-O, major subunit produces MKKELDKELYPDYVYPTHKGDPNEPFRKPIAKLGKLITDRVPQKLGLKKITRDDPEYWGLAAVVTDEEAEVALKMGVRKPRTLKQMVKLTGLEEKKVEGLLEEMSRKGLLEFNYENEQQEKQYVLPMYVPGAAEFFNMNADVLAENPEMGIFFEHMSRLPLGKIVPFVPEGGAGIGMHVIPVEEAIEMENESIDLEHISHWLDKYEGKYAKSPCSCRRARLSFDEGCADDPEGWCIAMGDMADYVVESQKGGQYITKEEALEIFKKAEDNGFVHQITNIDGKDKIFAICNCNVNVCYALRTSQLFNTPNLSRSAYVAKVEKDKCVACGKCVETCPAGAVKLGQKLCTKDGGEVTYPKMPLPSEQKWGEHMWTHNYRDVNRINCYDTGTAPCKTACPAHIAIQGYLQMAKEGRYQEALALIKKDNPLPAICGRICNKRCEDACTRGKVDEAIAIDEVKRFIAELDLNAETRYIPKPIVPSLKGEFEEKIAIIGAGPAGLSCAYFLASQGYKPTVFEKSQKPGGMLMYGIPSYKLEKNVIEAEIEVMKAMGVEIKCGVEVGKDITIEQLRKQGYKGFYVAIGCQAGRKPGIPGQDAEGAYTAVEFLRETGANESFNLGGDVVVIGGGNVAIDAARISTRCGDGKVSMFCLETRDKMPANDIEIEETLEENIAINNSWGPKEVLTENGKVVGVVFKKCLSIFNAEGRFAPTYDENDTVTVPCKTVIFSVGQGIDWGNLLEGSHVELRPNGGALANKLTYQTSQPDIFVGGDVYTGPRFAIDAIAAGREGAISLHRFVHEHCTLTIGRNRRDFIELDKENIKTSQYDTEKRQIPAKADAAEQAKTFRDLSCTFTEEQVKAETSRCLGCGASVVDPNQCIGCGLCTTKCAFDAIHLHRDLPGCSEMRSSEEKLKYIVPNMIKQPLKIKFAKKEK; encoded by the coding sequence ATGAAAAAAGAATTGGATAAAGAATTATATCCTGATTATGTGTATCCAACACATAAAGGAGATCCAAATGAGCCATTCAGAAAGCCGATTGCAAAACTTGGTAAATTGATCACAGATCGAGTTCCACAGAAATTAGGCCTTAAAAAAATCACAAGGGACGACCCAGAGTATTGGGGACTTGCAGCTGTTGTTACAGATGAAGAAGCAGAAGTTGCATTAAAAATGGGCGTTCGTAAACCTAGAACTTTAAAACAAATGGTTAAGTTAACTGGTTTAGAAGAGAAAAAAGTAGAAGGCCTTTTAGAAGAAATGTCTAGAAAAGGTCTTTTAGAATTTAACTATGAGAATGAACAACAGGAGAAACAATACGTACTTCCAATGTATGTTCCAGGTGCAGCCGAATTCTTTAATATGAATGCAGACGTATTAGCAGAAAATCCAGAAATGGGTATCTTCTTTGAGCATATGTCAAGACTTCCACTTGGTAAGATCGTACCATTTGTACCAGAAGGTGGTGCAGGTATTGGTATGCACGTTATTCCAGTAGAAGAAGCAATCGAGATGGAAAATGAGTCTATCGATTTAGAGCATATTTCTCACTGGTTAGATAAATATGAAGGTAAATATGCAAAGAGCCCATGTTCTTGTCGTCGTGCTCGTCTTTCTTTTGATGAAGGTTGTGCCGATGATCCAGAAGGATGGTGTATCGCAATGGGTGATATGGCTGACTATGTAGTAGAATCTCAAAAGGGTGGCCAGTATATCACGAAAGAAGAAGCGTTAGAAATCTTCAAAAAAGCAGAAGATAATGGTTTTGTTCATCAGATCACTAATATCGATGGTAAGGACAAGATTTTTGCTATCTGTAACTGTAACGTAAATGTATGTTACGCACTTCGTACTTCACAATTATTCAATACTCCAAACTTATCTCGTTCTGCTTATGTTGCAAAAGTTGAAAAAGATAAATGTGTTGCTTGTGGTAAATGTGTAGAGACCTGTCCAGCAGGTGCTGTTAAACTTGGCCAGAAACTTTGCACAAAAGATGGTGGAGAAGTTACATATCCTAAGATGCCACTTCCTTCAGAACAGAAGTGGGGAGAACATATGTGGACTCATAACTACCGTGATGTAAACCGTATCAACTGTTATGATACAGGTACTGCTCCATGTAAGACAGCCTGTCCAGCACATATTGCGATCCAAGGTTACTTACAAATGGCAAAAGAAGGTCGTTATCAAGAAGCATTAGCACTTATTAAAAAAGATAATCCACTTCCAGCAATCTGTGGACGTATTTGTAATAAACGTTGTGAAGATGCATGTACTCGTGGAAAAGTAGATGAAGCGATCGCAATCGATGAAGTTAAGAGATTTATTGCTGAACTTGATCTTAATGCAGAAACTCGTTACATTCCAAAACCAATCGTACCTTCACTAAAAGGTGAATTTGAAGAAAAGATCGCCATCATCGGTGCTGGTCCAGCAGGTCTTTCTTGTGCATATTTCTTAGCTTCACAAGGATACAAACCTACTGTATTTGAAAAGAGTCAAAAACCAGGTGGTATGCTTATGTATGGTATCCCATCTTACAAATTAGAGAAAAACGTAATCGAAGCCGAAATTGAAGTTATGAAGGCTATGGGCGTAGAAATTAAATGTGGCGTTGAAGTTGGTAAAGACATTACAATCGAACAACTTCGTAAACAAGGTTACAAAGGTTTCTATGTTGCAATCGGTTGTCAAGCTGGTAGAAAACCTGGTATCCCAGGACAAGATGCGGAAGGCGCTTACACAGCAGTTGAATTCTTAAGAGAAACTGGAGCAAACGAAAGCTTCAATCTTGGCGGAGATGTTGTTGTTATCGGTGGTGGTAACGTAGCAATTGATGCTGCTAGAATCAGTACTCGTTGTGGAGATGGAAAAGTATCTATGTTCTGTCTTGAAACAAGAGATAAGATGCCAGCAAATGACATTGAAATCGAAGAAACATTAGAAGAAAACATCGCAATCAACAATAGCTGGGGTCCTAAAGAAGTTCTTACTGAAAACGGCAAAGTTGTTGGAGTTGTATTTAAGAAATGTTTAAGTATCTTCAATGCAGAAGGAAGATTCGCTCCAACTTACGATGAAAATGATACCGTTACAGTTCCATGTAAGACTGTAATCTTCTCTGTAGGACAGGGAATTGATTGGGGTAACTTACTTGAAGGTTCTCACGTAGAACTTCGTCCAAATGGTGGTGCACTTGCAAACAAACTTACTTATCAGACATCTCAACCAGATATCTTCGTAGGTGGCGACGTTTACACAGGTCCTAGATTTGCAATTGATGCAATTGCAGCAGGTCGTGAAGGTGCAATTTCTCTTCATAGATTTGTTCATGAACATTGTACACTTACAATCGGACGTAACAGACGTGACTTTATTGAACTTGATAAAGAAAACATTAAGACTTCTCAATATGATACAGAGAAACGTCAGATCCCTGCAAAAGCAGATGCAGCAGAACAAGCGAAGACATTCCGTGATTTATCTTGCACGTTCACAGAAGAACAAGTAAAAGCGGAAACATCTCGTTGTTTAGGATGTGGTGCATCAGTTGTTGACCCTAACCAATGTATCGGTTGTGGTTTATGTACTACAAAATGTGCATTTGATGCAATTCACTTACATCGTGATCTTCCAGGATGTTCAGAAATGAGATCCTCAGAAGAGAAGTTAAAATATATCGTTCCTAATATGATTAAGCAACCACTTAAAATCAAATTTGCAAAGAAAGAGAAATAG